Proteins co-encoded in one Lynx canadensis isolate LIC74 chromosome C1, mLynCan4.pri.v2, whole genome shotgun sequence genomic window:
- the LOC115522096 gene encoding histone H2B type 2-F, producing MPDPAKSAPAPKKGSKKAVTKVQKKDGKKRKRSRKESYSVYVYKVLKQVHPDTGISSKAMGIMNSFVNDIFERIAGEASRLAHYNKRSTITSREIQTAVRLLLPGELAKHAVSEGTKAVTKYTSSKDRA from the coding sequence ATGCCTGATCCAGCGAAGTCCGCTCCCGCTCCCAAGAAGGGCTCTAAAAAAGCTGTTACGAAAGTGCAGAAGAAGGACGGCAAGAAGCGCAAGCGTAGCCGTAAGGAGAGCTATTCCGTGTATGTGTATAAGGTGTTGAAACAGGTTCACCCGGACACCGGCATTTCGTCCAAGGCCATGGGCATCATGAACTCGTTCGTCAACGACATCTTCGAGCGCATCGCCGGTGAAGCCTCTCGCCTGGCGCATTACAACAAGCGCTCGACCATCACGTCCCGGGAGATCCAGACGGCCGTGCGTCTGCTGCTGCCCGGCGAGCTGGCCAAGCACGCCGTGTCCGAGGGCACCAAGGCTGTCACCAAATACACCAGCTCGAA